The Oceanispirochaeta sp. M1 genome includes a window with the following:
- a CDS encoding hemolysin family protein produces MIFDSFYLNYIFLAILLLFSFFFSGSETAFFSLNRLERNSLKENKSIKKKAILSFLLENQEQLLITILTGNMVVNIFASSIGSIIGDRLFRGKSEIYSIIGMTLLLLIFGELTPKRIAVNHSRSFSNLTAKPLYYLHLFLTPVRSVLNHISTWFLNLFPKDMRIENEKKHSLVLTTAEMGYKQSILIHSEYRLFKSYLAFTGKPAYSVMTQRKVLNTISSDLNIGEVLDIIAEDKKYIMNLSIILRNNDSDHLSGWIPIPRLLECKFEQSHLNESIKTLSRDFHIVPKSKDLPTLILEMREDNSELALLVDEFGGTAGVIWFKNIIEDVLRVFYNPIQETQNDNNQGTTVIPASMPIEDFEEYFGVEIDFDVETIAGLFLELFGDIPESGDEVLFHDLHIIVLEMDKNTIKNLKIEKRYRP; encoded by the coding sequence ATGATATTTGATTCATTTTACCTCAATTATATTTTCCTGGCCATTCTCCTTCTATTCTCTTTCTTTTTTTCAGGTTCAGAGACAGCATTTTTCTCCTTGAATCGCCTGGAACGGAATTCCCTCAAAGAGAATAAGTCAATAAAAAAGAAAGCTATTCTTTCCTTCCTTCTTGAAAATCAGGAACAACTCCTTATTACAATACTTACAGGGAATATGGTAGTGAATATATTTGCATCAAGTATCGGAAGTATTATCGGTGATCGATTATTCAGAGGAAAATCTGAGATATATTCGATTATTGGGATGACATTATTGCTTTTGATTTTTGGAGAACTCACTCCTAAAAGGATTGCTGTAAATCACTCCAGGAGCTTTTCAAACCTGACTGCCAAGCCTTTGTACTATCTTCATCTATTCTTAACTCCTGTCCGGTCTGTTCTGAATCATATCAGTACCTGGTTTTTAAATCTATTTCCAAAAGACATGAGAATAGAAAATGAAAAAAAACACAGCTTAGTTCTAACCACAGCAGAAATGGGATATAAGCAGTCTATTTTAATACACTCTGAATACAGACTTTTTAAGTCATATCTGGCATTCACAGGAAAGCCTGCCTATAGTGTTATGACACAGCGAAAGGTTCTTAATACCATATCAAGTGATTTGAATATCGGAGAGGTTCTGGACATCATTGCAGAAGACAAAAAATATATAATGAACCTATCGATCATACTCCGGAACAATGACAGCGATCATCTATCTGGATGGATTCCCATACCCCGGCTTCTGGAATGCAAATTTGAGCAATCTCATCTTAATGAAAGTATAAAAACATTATCCAGGGACTTTCATATTGTACCTAAATCGAAGGATCTACCCACACTGATCCTAGAAATGAGGGAAGACAACTCAGAATTAGCCCTACTGGTAGATGAATTTGGAGGAACCGCAGGAGTTATCTGGTTTAAAAATATAATCGAAGACGTTTTAAGAGTTTTTTACAACCCCATTCAGGAAACACAAAATGACAACAATCAGGGAACAACGGTTATCCCCGCCTCTATGCCTATTGAAGACTTCGAAGAATACTTTGGTGTGGAGATTGATTTTGATGTTGAGACAATCGCAGGATTGTTTCTTGAATTATTTGGCGATATTCCCGAATCGGGAGATGAGGTACTGTTTCATGATCTACATATAATAGTACTGGAGATGGACAAAAACACTATCAAAAACCTGAAGATTGAAAAAAGGTACCGACCATGA
- a CDS encoding glycosyltransferase family 4 protein, with amino-acid sequence MKIACIGNYPPRECGIATFTKDFIQSLLDNNAEGSENIEAYVIAMNDQDQEYEYQDIVAKTINQNIPKDYIKAVEFINFSNADVCVLQHEFGIYGGNSGVYILPLIHRLTIPLIVIFHTVLKNPSYNERNIIVEIGKKASKIVVMNSLAIEILEEGYGISKDKIAVIPHGVPVYDFTHNQEEKERFNVLGRKTLITFGLLSRNKGLETVIKALPEVVKKHPDLLYIVLGKTHPAVVRHSGEEYRNYLKLLVNELGLLDNVYFDDRFVDTDELLGYLAATDLYVTPYLNEAQITSGTLSYAVGAGAAVISTPYWHAKELLTKDRGILFDFNDSKGLAKILIDLLDNPEKLQSYRNNAFEYGKKTSWPEIGRQYLVQADEARKSYIEDHHEKEWVIKPLLLPQFSMDHVSRMTDTSGILQHAKYNIPKWNDGYCVDDNSRALLMASMAYQQFKDPEVLRLMSYYLSFIQYMQNDDGTIRNFLGYDRQYLDEKGSEDSFGRTIWALGFLVRSLPSDSYSELARELFLNSYSQFDALSSLRGIANTILGVCHWLHRYPGDEGMLRTLKLLTSKILPRYGDHNKGDWHWFEQSLSYDNGIIPYALLHSYEITSDVETLSIALESLQFLENVVFKESSLSLVGSENWYTNGEECSDFDQQPLDAMSIVLMFHQAYMVTRDKRHLQKMFDSFLWFLGENDLRIPLYDFETKGCNDGLKIHGVNRNQGAESTLAYLISHLTVMSCYEISV; translated from the coding sequence ATGAAAATAGCCTGTATAGGGAATTATCCTCCCAGAGAATGTGGGATAGCTACATTTACCAAGGATTTCATTCAATCACTTCTTGATAACAATGCAGAGGGCTCTGAGAATATCGAGGCTTACGTTATAGCCATGAATGATCAGGATCAAGAATATGAGTACCAGGATATTGTAGCAAAAACTATTAATCAGAATATTCCAAAAGATTATATTAAAGCGGTGGAATTCATAAACTTCAGTAATGCGGATGTGTGTGTTCTTCAGCATGAGTTTGGTATTTATGGTGGAAACAGCGGTGTTTACATCCTACCTCTAATTCATAGGCTGACAATTCCCCTGATTGTGATCTTCCATACGGTATTAAAAAATCCATCTTACAATGAAAGGAATATCATCGTTGAAATAGGGAAGAAGGCCTCAAAAATTGTTGTGATGAACAGCCTGGCAATAGAAATCCTTGAAGAAGGTTATGGTATTTCAAAAGATAAAATTGCTGTCATTCCCCATGGTGTACCCGTGTATGACTTCACACATAATCAGGAAGAGAAAGAGCGATTTAATGTATTGGGGAGAAAAACTCTTATAACTTTTGGATTATTAAGCCGGAATAAGGGGCTGGAAACAGTCATTAAAGCCCTCCCGGAAGTTGTAAAGAAACACCCGGATCTATTGTATATCGTTCTGGGCAAGACTCATCCTGCTGTCGTTCGTCACTCTGGAGAGGAGTACAGGAATTATCTGAAACTCCTTGTAAATGAACTTGGCCTCCTTGATAATGTTTATTTTGATGACCGTTTTGTTGATACTGATGAATTATTGGGTTATTTAGCGGCAACGGATCTTTATGTCACTCCTTATCTGAATGAGGCACAAATCACCAGTGGTACTCTTTCTTATGCTGTGGGGGCAGGAGCGGCAGTTATATCAACGCCATACTGGCATGCTAAAGAACTTCTAACTAAAGATAGAGGAATACTATTTGATTTCAATGATTCCAAAGGCTTAGCAAAGATTCTGATTGATTTACTTGACAACCCTGAAAAGCTGCAATCCTATAGAAACAATGCCTTTGAATACGGGAAAAAAACGAGTTGGCCTGAAATAGGAAGGCAATATCTCGTTCAGGCTGATGAAGCCAGAAAATCATATATAGAGGATCATCATGAGAAGGAGTGGGTTATCAAGCCCCTCCTCTTACCTCAATTCAGTATGGATCATGTTAGTAGAATGACAGATACATCAGGGATCTTACAGCATGCCAAATATAATATTCCAAAGTGGAACGATGGATACTGTGTCGATGATAATTCCCGGGCTCTTTTAATGGCATCCATGGCATACCAGCAATTTAAAGATCCGGAAGTATTAAGGTTGATGTCTTATTATCTGAGCTTTATTCAGTATATGCAGAATGATGATGGAACCATAAGAAATTTTCTAGGGTACGACAGACAATATCTTGATGAGAAGGGTTCTGAAGATTCATTCGGACGGACCATTTGGGCATTGGGTTTTTTAGTCAGATCACTGCCGAGTGATTCATATTCAGAACTGGCCAGAGAGCTCTTTTTGAATTCCTATTCCCAATTTGATGCATTAAGCTCTCTTAGAGGTATTGCAAACACTATTCTTGGTGTCTGTCACTGGCTTCATCGATATCCTGGAGATGAGGGTATGCTGCGGACACTGAAACTACTTACATCTAAAATTCTGCCCCGTTACGGTGATCATAATAAGGGTGACTGGCACTGGTTTGAACAAAGTTTATCCTATGATAATGGAATCATTCCATACGCTCTGCTGCATTCTTATGAAATCACTTCTGATGTAGAGACATTGAGTATTGCATTGGAAAGCCTTCAGTTCCTGGAAAATGTGGTTTTTAAGGAAAGTTCTCTTAGCCTTGTGGGTAGTGAAAATTGGTATACCAATGGGGAGGAATGTTCTGATTTTGATCAGCAGCCCCTGGATGCCATGTCCATTGTCCTGATGTTTCATCAGGCTTATATGGTCACAAGGGATAAGAGACATCTTCAAAAAATGTTCGATTCCTTTCTCTGGTTTCTTGGTGAGAATGACTTAAGGATTCCTCTTTATGACTTTGAAACCAAAGGTTGTAATGACGGTTTGAAAATCCATGGAGTCAACAGAAATCAGGGTGCCGAGAGTACTCTGGCCTATCTGATCTCTCATTTGACTGTAATGTCCTGTTATGAGATTTCTGTTTGA
- a CDS encoding hemolysin family protein → MILIIEISCLIIASFFAGMETGLLSADKLKIYSNKELGKIWANSAHFLLKKPERLLATTLIGTNVAVVTSAVVLSNYLRNQYSLTVAISGSMVLTIVYLLFSEIIPKTFFRRNADTITVRLAVTMHLFFYIFLPISFLLNLIVKILMILMKQKNTGEKIPRSRDDFRLLMHLSSKESGLGNDDFRIIDEILDFGLTLASEAMIPLHKQSIYHIDTNPLELIRAAGQSNQRYFPCYKNRTDNIVGYIDIEDLFKSGDLSLKQILLKPVFFPEVKKLPELLYSMVQENLDVVFLCDEYGGISGIVTHQQIASEILGMIPGNINTIKEDVRSLDKNTFIAPGNTDLEYLSHIINQRIKKENNETLGGYLCEKLGSIPDSGTEYNENQIRFTVLEADQLTIRSVRIELIPTLHE, encoded by the coding sequence ATGATTCTGATTATAGAGATTTCCTGTTTGATTATTGCTTCTTTCTTCGCAGGAATGGAAACGGGTTTACTGTCAGCAGATAAACTTAAAATATACTCCAATAAAGAACTGGGTAAGATCTGGGCAAATTCTGCCCATTTTCTGTTAAAAAAGCCTGAAAGACTCCTTGCAACCACACTGATCGGTACTAATGTTGCTGTTGTCACCAGTGCTGTTGTTTTATCAAATTATCTAAGAAACCAATACTCTCTGACCGTAGCCATCAGCGGCAGTATGGTATTAACCATTGTCTACCTCCTTTTCTCCGAAATAATACCTAAAACCTTCTTTAGAAGAAATGCTGATACCATCACAGTACGATTGGCAGTGACAATGCATTTATTCTTCTACATATTTCTCCCGATTTCATTCTTGTTGAATCTAATTGTTAAAATACTGATGATACTGATGAAACAAAAAAACACAGGAGAAAAAATACCCCGGTCCAGAGATGATTTCAGGCTTCTTATGCATTTAAGCAGTAAGGAATCAGGTTTAGGGAATGATGATTTTAGGATTATTGATGAAATACTGGATTTTGGACTTACCCTTGCCTCAGAAGCTATGATTCCGTTGCATAAGCAATCTATATATCATATAGACACAAACCCTTTGGAGTTAATACGAGCCGCTGGTCAATCTAATCAGCGATACTTCCCATGCTATAAAAATCGAACCGATAATATTGTCGGATACATTGACATTGAAGATTTATTTAAATCCGGAGACCTGTCTTTAAAACAGATTTTATTAAAGCCGGTTTTTTTCCCCGAAGTCAAGAAGCTTCCGGAACTGCTCTATTCCATGGTTCAAGAGAACCTTGATGTGGTCTTTCTCTGTGATGAATATGGAGGGATTTCGGGTATTGTCACCCATCAGCAAATTGCTTCGGAAATTCTCGGAATGATACCAGGAAATATTAACACCATCAAAGAGGATGTCCGATCTCTGGATAAGAATACTTTTATTGCTCCCGGAAATACTGACCTGGAATATCTCTCTCACATAATTAATCAAAGAATTAAAAAAGAAAACAATGAAACCCTTGGTGGTTATCTCTGCGAAAAGCTGGGAAGTATCCCTGATTCCGGCACGGAATACAATGAAAATCAGATTAGATTTACAGTTCTGGAGGCAGATCAACTAACAATAAGAAGTGTTCGTATTGAACTGATACCGACTCTGCATGAATAA
- a CDS encoding glycoside hydrolase family 130 protein, producing MSIHINRFENRFYPDSKRVIARFFVAGGDERSRLLIQKILNMNEVDTKYKLRRILSTYGNRHRNITSIFEKHFSNIIHFLQDLGIDENSLTREKKLLIGSYFTHEYSIESAAFFNPSIMEAPNQDHLEEGQKRIIVSFRATGEGHISSIVFRSGIIDSKNKLTFRNKNDLVEMPDVIKMREYNKEQYIHKLDELNIHKDIVDQIMNRLNDNFTFGDLQRSIHESVKDMEVSLSKKNVIKSLIWLADAHYDITFSEDTTISERVIFPVSDSERNGIEDARFVRFTDDDGQVTYYATFTAYNGFAILPKILETKDFYHFTIRPLHGQSAQNKGMALFPRKIRGQYVMVSRIDGFCNYMMYSENLLTWQENIKMEEPKYPWEFVQIGNCGSPIETEKGWLLVTHGVGAMREYCLGLTLLDLEHPEKVICQYEHPILIPNDEEREGYVPNVVYSCGSMVHNNELIIPYGMSDSASSFASLHLDEVLKVMTSNA from the coding sequence ATGAGTATTCATATAAATCGTTTCGAAAATCGCTTTTATCCTGACTCAAAGAGAGTCATCGCACGCTTTTTTGTCGCCGGAGGGGATGAACGGAGTCGACTGCTCATTCAGAAGATTCTGAATATGAATGAAGTGGATACAAAGTATAAACTTAGAAGAATTTTATCTACCTATGGAAACAGACACAGAAATATTACATCCATATTTGAAAAACACTTCTCAAATATCATCCATTTTCTTCAGGATCTTGGAATTGATGAGAATTCTCTTACCCGGGAAAAGAAGCTGTTAATAGGTTCCTATTTCACACATGAATATTCAATAGAATCAGCTGCTTTTTTTAATCCGTCCATAATGGAAGCTCCCAATCAGGATCATCTGGAAGAAGGACAGAAAAGAATAATTGTAAGCTTCAGGGCAACAGGAGAAGGACATATCTCATCCATAGTTTTCAGAAGTGGAATCATTGACAGTAAGAATAAGCTGACCTTTAGAAACAAAAATGATTTAGTTGAAATGCCGGATGTCATCAAGATGAGAGAATATAATAAAGAACAATATATACATAAATTGGATGAACTGAATATCCATAAAGATATTGTTGATCAGATAATGAACCGTTTGAATGATAACTTTACATTTGGAGATCTTCAACGCAGTATTCATGAAAGTGTAAAAGACATGGAAGTCTCTCTTTCTAAAAAGAATGTCATTAAATCTCTTATATGGCTCGCCGATGCACATTATGACATCACTTTTTCAGAAGATACGACAATATCAGAAAGAGTGATTTTTCCAGTGTCTGATTCTGAACGGAATGGTATTGAGGATGCACGGTTTGTAAGATTCACAGATGATGATGGGCAGGTAACTTATTATGCGACATTTACTGCTTATAACGGATTTGCGATTCTCCCAAAAATACTTGAAACAAAAGACTTTTATCATTTCACCATAAGGCCCCTTCATGGTCAATCGGCCCAGAATAAGGGAATGGCCCTCTTCCCCAGGAAAATAAGAGGTCAGTATGTGATGGTCTCCAGAATTGATGGATTCTGTAACTATATGATGTATTCGGAGAATTTATTGACCTGGCAGGAAAACATCAAAATGGAAGAACCCAAATACCCCTGGGAATTTGTACAGATAGGAAATTGCGGCTCTCCTATCGAAACTGAGAAAGGATGGTTATTGGTAACTCATGGAGTTGGAGCCATGAGAGAATATTGCCTGGGCTTAACCCTGCTGGACCTGGAACATCCTGAAAAAGTGATATGCCAATATGAACATCCGATTCTCATCCCCAACGATGAAGAACGGGAAGGATATGTACCGAATGTCGTTTATTCCTGCGGATCCATGGTCCATAATAATGAACTGATTATTCCCTACGGGATGTCTGATTCCGCCTCATCCTTTGCCTCTCTTCATTTGGATGAGGTTCTGAAGGTGATGACAAGTAATGCCTGA